Proteins encoded within one genomic window of Camelina sativa cultivar DH55 chromosome 19, Cs, whole genome shotgun sequence:
- the LOC104765993 gene encoding protein RBL isoform X1, whose product MNAPIIDPLQGDFPEVIEEYLEHGVIKCVAFNHRGSLLAAGCADGGCVIFDFETRGIAKEIRDIDCSAAITSVSWSKYGHRLLVSAADKSLTLWDVSTGEKIARTILQQTPLQARLNPGLTSPSLCLACPLSSAPMIVDFDIDCTTLLPVAVPEMPDVLAPPQRSKCPESNPPFSPAAACFNKCGDLVYIGNSKGEILVIDYKSVRVLALVPVSGAAPVKNIVFSRNGQYLLTNSHDRTIRIYENLLPAKNVLKSLEDLGKNIDGIDGVEKLKTVGSKCLTLFREFQDSVTKMHWKAPCFSGDGEWVVGGSACKGEHKIYIWDRAGHLVKILEGPKEALIDLAWHPVHPIIVSVSLAGLVYIWAKDYTENWSAFAPDFKELEENEEYVEREDEFDLIPETEKVKVLDVNEDEEVDIETVEKDAFSDSDTSVEELRYLPAEPIPDTNDQQDNLVESIKLVEGQISASPASEEAVQNGHGADHVLSPQGEELGDTRGKRKRKPSEKAMELQAEKAKPSKGSGRTVRAKSRAGIDQEIDDSVNDADDDDDDASYY is encoded by the exons ATGAACGCTCCGATCATAG ATCCATTGCAAGGAGATTTCCCGGAGGTGATTGAAGAATATTTGGAACATGGCGTCATTAAATGTGTTGCCTTTAATCACCGCGGCTCTCTTCTCGCTG cCGGATGTGCGGATGGGGGATGTGTAATCTTTGATTTCGAAACTAGAGGCATTGCAAAGGAGATTCGTGATATTGACTGCTCTGCTGCTATCACAAGTGTCTCCTGGTCAAAGTATGGTCACCGCTTGCTTGTTTCAGCTGCAGACAAGTCATTAACTCTTTGGGATGTCTCAACTGGTGAGAAGATTGCTCGTACCATTCTTCAGCAGACTCCGTTGCAGGCTCGCTTAAACCCTGGCTtgacttctccttctctctgtcTTGCCTGCCCTCTCTCATCTGCTCCTATGATTGTTGACTTTGATATTGATTGCACCACTTTGCTTCCGGTTGCTGTCCCTGAGATGCCTGATGTGTTAGCTCCTCCGCAACGCAGTAA ATGTCCTGAATCGAATCCTCCTTTCTCTCCAGCTGCAGCGTGCTTTAACAAGTGTGGGGATCTTGTTTATATTGGGAATTCCAAAGGAGAGATACTTGTCATTGATTACAAGAGTGTTCGTGTTCTTGCTTTGGTTCCTGTGTCTGGTGCGGCACCAGTGAAGAACATAGTGTTTAGCAGGAATGGGCAGTATCTTCTCACGAATTCTCACGATCGTACTATTAGGATTTATGAAAATCTTCTCCCAGCAAAAAACGTGCTTAAATCCCTTGAGGATTTGGGAAAGAACATTGATGGGATTGATGGTGTTGAGAAACTGAAGACTGTTGGATCAAAATGCTTAACACTCTTCAGGGAATTTCAAGACTCGGTTACAAAAATGCATTGGAAAGCACCTTGTTTCAGTGGTGATGGTGAGTGGGTAGTTGGGGGTTCTGCGTGCAAAGGGGAACATAAGATCTACATATGGGATCGAGCGGGGCATCTTGTGAAAATATTAGAAGGTCCAAAAGAAGCGTTGATCGATCTAGCTTGGCATCCTGTTCATCCCATAATCGTCTCTGTTTCCTTGGCTGGTCTAGTATATATTTGGGCAAAAGATTACACTGAGAACTGGAGTGCGTTTGCTCCTGATTTCAAGGAGCTTGAGGAGAATGAAGAGTATGTGGAACGCGAAGATGAATTTGATTTGATACCTGAAACAGAAAAG GTGAAAGTATTAGATgttaatgaagatgaagaagttgacATAGAGACAGTGGAAAAGGATGCTTTCAGCGATTCAGATACGTCAGTGGAGGAACTTCGCTACCTTCCAGCTGAACCGATCCCAGATACAAATGACCAGCAAGACAATTTGGTTGAAAGCATTAAGTTAGTTGAAGGTCAGATATCTGCATCTCCTGCTTCTGAAGAGGCTGTTCAGAATGGACATGGGGCAGACCATGTATTAAGTCCACAAGGAG AAGAATTGGGTGATACACgaggaaagagaaaaaggaaaccaTCAGAGAAAGCCATGGAGCTGCAGGCAGAGAAGGCAAAACCATCGAAAGGGTCAGGCAGAACAGTAAGAGCAAAATCCAGAGCAGGCATTGATCAAGAAATTGATGACAGTGTAAATGAtgcggatgatgatgatgatgatgcatctTATTACTGA
- the LOC104765993 gene encoding protein RBL isoform X2 has product MNAPIIDPLQGDFPEVIEEYLEHGVIKCVAFNHRGSLLAAGCADGGCVIFDFETRGIAKEIRDIDCSAAITSVSWSKYGHRLLVSAADKSLTLWDVSTGEKIARTILQQTPLQARLNPGLTSPSLCLACPLSSAPMIVDFDIDCTTLLPVAVPEMPDVLAPPQRSKCPESNPPFSPAAACFNKCGDLVYIGNSKGEILVIDYKSVRVLALVPVSGAAPVKNIVFSRNGQYLLTNSHDRTIRIYENLLPAKNVLKSLEDLGKNIDGIDGVEKLKTVGSKCLTLFREFQDSVTKMHWKAPCFSGDGEWVVGGSACKGEHKIYIWDRAGHLVKILEGPKEALIDLAWHPVHPIIVSVSLAGLVYIWAKDYTENWSAFAPDFKELEENEEYVEREDEFDLIPETEKVKVLDVNEDEEVDIETVEKDAFSDSDTSVEELRYLPAEPIPDTNDQQDNLVESIKLVEGQISASPASEEAVQNGHGADHVLSPQGEELGDTRGKRKRKPSEKAMELQAEKAKPSKGSGRTVRAKSRAGIDQEIDDSVNDADDDDDDASYY; this is encoded by the exons ATGAACGCTCCGATCATAG ATCCATTGCAAGGAGATTTCCCGGAGGTGATTGAAGAATATTTGGAACATGGCGTCATTAAATGTGTTGCCTTTAATCACCGCGGCTCTCTTCTCGCTG cCGGATGTGCGGATGGGGGATGTGTAATCTTTGATTTCGAAACTAGAGGCATTGCAAAGGAGATTCGTGATATTGACTGCTCTGCTGCTATCACAAGTGTCTCCTGGTCAAAGTATGGTCACCGCTTGCTTGTTTCAGCTGCAGACAAGTCATTAACTCTTTGGGATGTCTCAACTGGTGAGAAGATTGCTCGTACCATTCTTCAGCAGACTCCGTTGCAGGCTCGCTTAAACCCTGGCTtgacttctccttctctctgtcTTGCCTGCCCTCTCTCATCTGCTCCTATGATTGTTGACTTTGATATTGATTGCACCACTTTGCTTCCGGTTGCTGTCCCTGAGATGCCTGATGTGTTAGCTCCTCCGCAACGCAGTAAATGTCCTGAATCGAATCCTCCTTTCTCTCCAGCTGCAGCGTGCTTTAACAAGTGTGGGGATCTTGTTTATATTGGGAATTCCAAAGGAGAGATACTTGTCATTGATTACAAGAGTGTTCGTGTTCTTGCTTTGGTTCCTGTGTCTGGTGCGGCACCAGTGAAGAAC ATAGTGTTTAGCAGGAATGGGCAGTATCTTCTCACGAATTCTCACGATCGTACTATTAGGATTTATGAAAATCTTCTCCCAGCAAAAAACGTGCTTAAATCCCTTGAGGATTTGGGAAAGAACATTGATGGGATTGATGGTGTTGAGAAACTGAAGACTGTTGGATCAAAATGCTTAACACTCTTCAGGGAATTTCAAGACTCGGTTACAAAAATGCATTGGAAAGCACCTTGTTTCAGTGGTGATGGTGAGTGGGTAGTTGGGGGTTCTGCGTGCAAAGGGGAACATAAGATCTACATATGGGATCGAGCGGGGCATCTTGTGAAAATATTAGAAGGTCCAAAAGAAGCGTTGATCGATCTAGCTTGGCATCCTGTTCATCCCATAATCGTCTCTGTTTCCTTGGCTGGTCTAGTATATATTTGGGCAAAAGATTACACTGAGAACTGGAGTGCGTTTGCTCCTGATTTCAAGGAGCTTGAGGAGAATGAAGAGTATGTGGAACGCGAAGATGAATTTGATTTGATACCTGAAACAGAAAAG GTGAAAGTATTAGATgttaatgaagatgaagaagttgacATAGAGACAGTGGAAAAGGATGCTTTCAGCGATTCAGATACGTCAGTGGAGGAACTTCGCTACCTTCCAGCTGAACCGATCCCAGATACAAATGACCAGCAAGACAATTTGGTTGAAAGCATTAAGTTAGTTGAAGGTCAGATATCTGCATCTCCTGCTTCTGAAGAGGCTGTTCAGAATGGACATGGGGCAGACCATGTATTAAGTCCACAAGGAG AAGAATTGGGTGATACACgaggaaagagaaaaaggaaaccaTCAGAGAAAGCCATGGAGCTGCAGGCAGAGAAGGCAAAACCATCGAAAGGGTCAGGCAGAACAGTAAGAGCAAAATCCAGAGCAGGCATTGATCAAGAAATTGATGACAGTGTAAATGAtgcggatgatgatgatgatgatgcatctTATTACTGA